AATCCTTTCAAATTACAGAAGATAAATTGACCTTTATCTCCAATAATTGAGAGATAATTCGTGCTTCACCcaaataaaatcttaaaattttcccatctttttaatataacataatcatGATTTTTCGATCATTTTCCAATGACTTCCATGCAGAGTATAACATAAGATCCAAAATCATATCCCCTGGATATTGAAGCAATCCTTTTTCAACTTTCACCATGTGAGATATTATCCACAGATCTAAATATACATACCTATATTACCAtaaataaacacacacacacagatacaTAGTCAGTACAGTTCTGTAAAGAGCACCGAGTGATATCAGTGTATCTAtaaataaacacacacacatatatatatatagtgatgtcagcatatatatatatatatacacaaaagcCATATAGACTGGGATAGACGTACATGCAGAAGCGTAAATAAAACATACAGAAAAATCATGCAGAATTTCAGAGGTGGAGAAGGTGAGGAGAGGGAGGGACAATCGGAAACCTATGGCATGGGCGGAGTAGGGAAGACAGACAaacaaaacttttctttttgtaacaACATCAACGAGCAAACAAAGCACATGGGTTTGTCTTCCCCACTCGCCCATGCCACAACCTTCCGAAAACCCTAGCTCCCTCTCCATGCTCTCCCATCATCACAACCAACGCAGCCGCCACTGCATATTGCTTCTTACGGACTGCATATCCATCGCTGCCCACTATATAGGGAGGTTTCTCAGCCCTAGTTCCGTCTTTGGCCGTTGGATTAAAGAATCTCCTTTTAGGTAAACTTTCATCTCGTCCGTTCCTTTCTTTGTCAAGTTCCCACCTACTTTTTGCTAATGGTCCACGTGTTGCgcatttgatttaattattatggCGGAAGACGTACCCATCAAACTAttactcaattgataatgttcgtctaaacttttaattttaacaatatcttttaaattaccaaaacaatgtcaaTATTCCCCTCAAGGccagcaaacaaaaaaaaaaaaatactcctatatatttctcaataagacaaaaatatccttataaattcaaaaacaattttaaaaaaattcagtttttttttttaaacgaaaattttaattaattttttaaaaatcgattttttttttttaaaacggaatttttacttaaaaatcgaaatttttattttttacttataaaaatgaattttttatatttttaaatttggacatcaactttttttttttttttttaagaagttttagtattttttgtttttattttattaagtataGTTTTGTCATTGAGAAACATCcacaatattttgataattttgagaaatattgtcacaattaaaaatttgagagtCAATTAGGTAGTAATTTAAGGAGAGAATGTTAACTTtctcttcattattattattctcttggGCTGACTACGGGACAGCGTGGACCGGCCCACTAGGAAGCCCAATATCTAGGTGGGAACTTATACACAAGACAAGCCCTTCCACAACGAataaaatcaaaccctaaaccttaaACCTCTCTCTTTCCCTGCTGAGTCTCTCTTCCACGGTATACAAAGAGACGCGGCCATAACCACATAAGGTACTTCTCTGCTGGGTATTCCTTTGCGATTTCTCTGGGATTAAGCTAATAACTTTAATTCTTTCGTCCCTGTTTTTAGCTGTAAAGGTTTGGTCTTTCATAAATCTAACCGGGTTTTGAAGGTGCCCTTTTTTATCgtgtataattttattttattttttctgggtattttctttttttcattgggATGTAGATTTCGGTCGTTGTTTGTTGGTGCCAATTtgctaaggaaaataattcttctCAAACCCCGGGATTCATTTTTATCCAGgaaatattttcattattccCGCGAAACAAACACAGCGTGTGGGAATTTGATGGGTTAATTGGAAGCTTCAGTTCAATATGATAGATATTAACTCGATATGCTTTgtgcaatgttttttttttttttttctgtcataGTTAGCAATTTAGTGGTGCTTGTGAAATTTAAGTTCTTTTTTTgtgaacaataatttttttttttttttcgactgTTTGAGTttgcaaaattatatttcacTGTGACGTTAATAATGGTGGATAAGCCTTCGTTTTTAGTCTTGTTAGCGATGGGACAAACATGATGAgtaatctttgttattttgaATGTTGTGGACCAGCGATATAATGAAAtttaaagagagagagtgtagcaTGAATGAGTAGGTTTGTGGATTTATTCGGTGGTATCCCGATGCATAAATGCTGCTTAAAGTTATAGCTTAGGCTTCATTTAGATGGAATTGGGGAAAAAGATTCGTCTGTGCTGTTGAATTAGGCCAATGTAATCAAGATATGAGTTTGTACCACAGAGAACTTCCTAAGAGCTTTTTTGACCGAGGGGTTACTCGAGTTTACCATCACACCAATCAGagattagataaaataaatcaagaTATTGTTCTGAATTCTTGTTATGTTAATTCTTTTCCTGTGAATAGTGGATGaatcataattttgtactgCTACAACTACTCGAATGCTTTTATCCAGTTCATGTTGCAGTTGTAAATCAAaacttttgtcaattttttatagGTTGGAACTTAGCATAATCAGAAAATGCAGTCCAACGAAGTTTCCACTTCCATGGATGTTGAAGGAGTTCCACCTGAGACAAGTTCTAAATCTGGATCTTTGCTGCCAAAGCCACTGTTTGAGCCTTTGACGGCTCATGAGATGTCTGATGGCCGAGTTCAGTTTCGAAAGGTCAATGTTCCACCGCATCGGTATTCACCTCTCAAGAAAGCTTGGATGGAAATCTACACTCCAATATATGACCAGATGAAGATTGACGTCCGAATGAATCTCAAGGCTCGTAGGGTTGAATTAAAGACCAGATCTGACACGCCCGACGTTAGCAACCTACAGAAGTGTGCAGATTTTGTCCATGCATTCATGCTAGGTTTTGATGTCATAGATGCCATTGCCCTTTTGCGTTTGGATGAGCTCTATGTAGAATCTTTCGAGGTTAAGGATGTTAAAACGCTTCGAGGAGAGCACTTGTCTCGTGCCGTAGGAAGACTGTCCGGTAAGGGTGGTAAAACGAAGTTTACAATTGAAAATGCTACAAAGACAAGGATCGTGATTGCTGACACCAAGATTCACATATTAGGGTCCTATAGGAACATTAGAGTCGCAAGGGATTCTCTTTGCAGCCTTATTTTAGGGTCCCCTGCCGGGAAAGTATACTCAAAACTAAGATCAGTTTCTGCTAGACTGGCAGAagatttttgaaaatgtttGATCCTTCATATTTGTGATTCTGTGGAACGCTCTCCTGAGTTATGGATTTTCGGTACTTCATTATAGTATGCTGCGCATGATTGTAATTTGGTATCAATTTTTTATGATATGATGTTTTGTGTCGACTTTGATAAGACTACCATTACAATGTTCACATTCATTAGTATGTGTGCTTCGTTATCTTCGAATTCCTGTCATGATAGATTTCTTTAGTTTGTGCTGGTGGATACTAATGTGCAACAGCTTGTGCAGTTATCCCTTTGAAGAAGCAGTGTTTATTCCAACAAATAATGAAAGTAGACTTGTTCCATCAAATAATGAGTACGTTTTCTCAAgtttttcaaattcaattccgtttattggttttttttaacaagtataTCGAAGAAGAATTACaaccaaaaataacaaaaaatggttgggcaacccaacaataagtccaaaaacaaacataatcaacaaaaataaaaaagagaatgatGTAGCCTTATGCGTTCTTGACACAAATACGAGGAAAATTGGCCACCAATAAAGGCGGTTAAACAGGGCACAAATAAAGACATAACCATCACGAGACGCTTCAACTCTATCTAAACCCCATAGCAGGGATGTAAATAAGGGCACAACTTTCAAGATACCATTCAACCCTACCTAAACGCATATTGGGTAACAACTAAAAACAACAAAGTTACAGGGGAAATAAAAAAGCAgtaaaaaaaacccataaagcAGCAACACCGACGGAGGAAGAACAGCACGTGCAAGCCACTCGCCGGCGCGTGGTCTTGAGACCAACAACAACAGAGGGGAGGAACGAAGATGCCACATGCGGCATAGGGCTATCCACGTAACAAAGCGTGTGAGACACACCTGAGAGTAAAATCTACTTGCGGGCACGTGTTGATTGAACAAAGATGAGGCTGGTAGCAACGAAAAGGGGAGAGATCTAGGAGCACGGCTACACAGTAGAGTAGTGCATGTGATGGTGGACTTTCCTTAAGTTAATAAATCTGTTTTTgcaaaaaccaaatccaaaagcTTTAAAAAAGATGCTAGAGGACCCTATAGGGCTaaaccatgaaaaaaaaaataaataaataaataaaatggaaagagGAGAAGAAGCAAATTCTTTGGATAGATTGCAAAAGACGATAGATAGAACCTCAAAACAAATGAGTTGAAACTCAAATGAAACAGGTAGGGCCTAAAAAGGGAAGGCagatagagaaagaggagaGTAGGAAGGGagggaagcaaaaaaaaagaaaatcgttTCCCTCCTCTCTCATAGGCACAATGTTGAAGGCTTCTTTGTGTTTGGGGTTtaggaaaattaatatttaatacagcatcttttttgcttttgactTGTGCTGCTTAAGGCTCGCATTCATTGATTGCTTATTTGTCAGTTtagataattgttttgttttaagtgATCATAAAAcgtcatacatatatatatatatataatgaatctATTGTTCATTTGTGCTTAGAGAGAAGATTGTTGATTACCGTTTTCTTTCTGTGCCTCTATAGATCAGATTCTTCCCTGACccggtttttgttttttttttggttgtcaaAAATTTACACACAGAAAAAGCCATATATGGTCAGTTTTAAACGCTATATATTgcaaactaataataataataacaaaatcaaaaccaaaatccaagGGAACCACACCATGTCTAGTAGCTCAAATTAGTTTTACTTTCTATTTGAATTGAACCACTCATTTGTGGGTTCAAATAGCTTAAATGAATGCTATCAGGTGCACCGTTTtctaatttgttaatttgtaaTCGTAGTTAAACTACAAATAAGCAAATTAATTCACACAACAAATGAAGTATAAAAATGATGGTTATCTTCAACCCCCGAATAGAAACCCCGCTGCCTGCTCTTCATTACCCTCGAATAATTTAAGGGCTTGTATCACTGGCTCTCTTCCAAACCCTAGTTCAACAAGCTTTGCCACTTTGGCTTCAAAATCAGATCCCTGCAGCCATATATAACACGTGAAATCTTTAGAGCATATTAATTACAAAACATTGTTCATTAATCAAGGTAAACAATAAGACCAGAAGATCGACAAGGTCAACTATCAACATGATGGCAAACCGAGCCAACATTCTCACATTGACTGTTGCAGTGATGAACCACTGAAAACAATTCTACATATAGCACAGGCTAAATTCCTACAAGGAAGATAACAGAAAGCTGAAACAATTCCTGACAGCAAATTTACCTGGGACGCATCACCGCGAGACCCTCCTGTAAACCAAGGAAGACAAACAAAAGATTATGACTAACATTGTCTGGCAAAAAACAAATGCAGAATCAAGTCTCCTATAGCGAATAAACCCGTGACTGACCAGAAGATTGACCTCCTAATGGGACATTAACACTCCTCTCTACTGTTCCTGATGTCACCTgaagaataacaagaaaaaaaaacaagcattaCAAAGGGCAAAATGGTTTGTACTCATTGCCAATATACGTAACCAAATATacacagaaaaaagaaaagaaaataacacaTGCACAGCAAATCCTTAAATCATTAGCAGGCACCACTTCCATTCACAGTAATGACATTTGCCTAGTAGATCACATAGATACAGCTAGCATATAGGCTTTTCAAGCCCACCTTCAAGGACATTGGTTGCTCAGCCGAAAAGGAAAATGGCCAGCATCTCCAAGCATGGGCTTATGTTAACCAATGCCAACCAAAGAAATCCTAGCCCCAAGAATAAGGAAGGAATTTGTTTAGATAAGCATGACTTTCAAACAGACCAATAATTTCCATCTGATTGTATGCTACAATGGAAGAACTAGGAGGGGTTGAAGAGCCAAGAAATTATTTAGGAAATATATGTCCAAGATCGAGAGCCTTCCTTTACTCCATCATACAAAACATACTTATGAACAAAACTGATGTGGGGTTGTATTAAAAAGATAAGTTCCTGAACTAAAAAGTCCTTCAGGGGTACTTTGTGAAATTCACtcattattcaacttatgtaaATTACcgcaaaaggagaaaaaatataGCCAATTTCAGCTTCTCTTCTAGAATATATTCACTCTTGCACACAGGCAAGAAGCAACTGCTTTTAAAAGCTTTGCCATCCTTAAACGGAATGCATTAACCCAGATTACTGACCCTTATAGTTCTACAGGTTATTTGCAAAATTGAATTTCCATTAAATGTTTTACTGTTTAATAAAACAGAATTTATCAACGAGCACATTGATTTTAATCATCAGTCAAAAGAACGTCATCAAGAAAAGTTTCTCTAGAAAAAGCATATGATTAAAAGTCAGACTTACTGGGGCTTCTGAGCTGGATGCTTGCTTGGAGTACCTTTCTTCATCAAGAAAACGTGATGGGATgtctttttctgaaaataaagcatactttaattttttttcttttttgagttgCAAATAAAGAAATTGAATCATAACTGCAGAACTTGGTTGTTAAGCAATCAAGTACAAGCAGAGATTAGAAGACCAACCTTGCAAGAATGGTACAGAAACTTCTCCACCACCAACTCTCAAAACATTGTCCTTTAAATCTATAATGCACTGTGGAGATTGGCTAAGTCAGAAAAGGATAACAAATCTGGATAACCTCATTAATTAGAACCAAGAAATGGACAAGTATTAGATAGTACACCAAGAATGCTACCTGGTGCTTACGGATCATATCCAGCCCAAAGAGGAATTCCATATTGGGAGAATCCAGTACAGTAAATGAGCAAGGGTAAAATATACTGCCGATCTACAGCAAGAAAGAAGTACACAGCATTAAGCTTGATTAAGAGATTACATTGTTAAGGAAAAGTCTGACACTAATAACGTTATTTCCCAAGAGATTGCACTAGAATCAATCCCCAATCAAACCCTTAAATATTTGTGCTCCGGTTGAATGAGAGACTGCAAAGTACAGAGGTAATTGAATGTACAAAAGCAAATGAAGACACATAGGAACAAGCACATGCACATCAGTACATGCACACACAGAAGCGGGGaaaaagagacagagagataGAGGCCTCCTAGTACCCAGAATGCAATGCATGTCAAATATTCTTAATCAGTGTTTCAGATGATAcatgaaggaaaaagaaaatacagaTTTATCAAGATAAAATGGCATTGAATTTGATTTCTCATGTAAGCAGCACCAAAATTAAGCAGTGCAAAATTATTACTAGAAGATAACAGGATATATCACCTTGATTGGAGCTACATGAATACGACCCAATATCTCTGACTGACCAACCCCATGAGCAATGCCCTTATAACGTTGATCTAAAAGCCTCAACAATCTAGAGGACAACATGGCCACAAAAACATAAGAACAGGCTTTCTCATTTCAAACACTTCTCATGCTATAAATTCTACTTCTAATAAAGAGAACTTTAGGAAAAATGTTCAATCAACAAAATCGTCCCCTCTAAATGAGAAAGGGGGGGAATTTTTGAACAATAGGTAAACTGGTAAAAGATAAACAGTAAACCTCCTGTCTCCCTTATGCAAGCCATTATCTATTAGGCAACATGCCAAACACCACCACTTGAGTTTGATTGGCCCTTGAATTGCTAATATAAACCAGTATATATTACTATGAGAGAGAAACGTGTGGATATAAATGCACACACAAATGTGAATTACACACATATCTATATGAGTGGATATTAATGTCTAAATGTATATGCCCTTAATATTCAAGTTGCAACCTGAAACCTGCTTGCATCACCAGACACTATGTAAAGTAAAGGTGCTTATATATGAATCCACGTGTGTAAATTGCATGCCTACCACAATAGGTATAATAGTTTATTCCCACGTCTACATCTTTTGATATTCGATTTACTTTAACCATGTAAAGTAACTTGTATAGTGAGAAATGATATCACAACTTTCAGTGTAAAGCAAATAACAGGCAATCAGATATAAAACAGCACATACCCACAACGCTCAGCACAGCTTTTCgatattattgttgattgggCTCCACTGTCAACAAATGCCTGAAACATAGTGAAAATAAGTTTGCAGGCAAAGTATTTGCTTAGTTCCCAATAAACAGAAGGGTAGAACTAACAAGACAATATAACGGGGGATGCATAATTCACAATGACTCTGACGTTAATACAATGCATATCAGATGCCTGCATAATCTCATTTAAATGCGTCTGAATGAGTTCATTCTAAGCTCTTTCAGCATCAAGTTACCTTCAATGGGACACCATTAACCTCCATGTCAACATACAACATAACCTGAAGAGTTGCATAAGAAACTTTGAAATTAAtaccaaaataaacaaaataaaagtcgGGGGATTAGGGTGTTTGGGGGTGGATTATGGAGGTTGAAGATGATACATACCACTCTTGCAAATGCTTCAGGGTTATGTTCCAGGGCAGCTTGCCAGTTTTCATCAATTCCTTTCTGCAAAGAATTTAGAAATACTGTCAAAAGTAGTAATGTATCGGCTATTTTTCTGtaaacaaacacataataaGATAATATTGATTTTATGAGTACATTACAAGtacaattattatataaaaaaggaTATATACCACATGTATTAAAGGAGTAAAGAAATTACAGAGTTGCGAGCAATGAATCAATTAATGTAAATATCAAAGAACAGGCTTTTATGCTAATATTATGAATCAATATTGAAAGCGTTATTTTAAAGAAAGGGAAAAGTCCAcacacccccaccccccaaatTCAATTTTAAACAAGACCAAACCTATGATCCACCCCAGCCCCAGCAATCTAGTTGAACCCCTGAGCCAAGTCTTCAGGGAGAGAAAaactttttatcaaattatcaCTGGTGAAGCTGCACATATGACAGAGAATGAACACTGACCTGGCGAATGGCGGCTTCGATTTTCTTTTGTGCTTCAACGTCAAAAGGATCTGCATAAAGAAGGGCCTATATCGCACAATAACAAGGACATATCAATCAGCTTCTCCATCAAATATTGCCacccaataaaattaatcaTGTAAAATTTTCAAAGCTTGTTAGTAGTTGctgttaaaataaattaatcatgtAAGAACTTCAAAGATTGCCACTTAACTACCTCTGAACAATAAACTGTAATTACATAAAAACAGATAACCACAAAGGCTGACTGGAGCGGTACTTAAATGTAATAACAATTTAACCAATGTGACATAACCTATGAAGccaaaggaagaagaagagttaaAGCCAACATGCAACTTACAAGCTCCTCTTCTTGTTGGTGTCGTAATTCAGATTTTTGTCTATGACGCTGTCGTAAAAGGTCTTGCAGTCTATTGAGATCATTTCCTAGAATAACTTGAGCTAATTCTGGATCAGCCTATAAATTCGATATAAGAGATAGATTGTTAGAAACTCACTAgttaataatataaatcataCAATTAAGAAAAAGTTTCAATGATTGAAAAATACTGaataagtaattaatattttcacaTTTGAGTTTACATCAACTGCTACCCACAGCATTTCCAAAAAAGAATCAAGTTCAAAGCAATTTCCAAAACCATGTCTCTGATAGGTTTCAATTCCTATTAGGAAATTTTGACAGCAATCCATGCGctggattctttttttttaaaaagaaataagaggaCTATGAGTTGAAGAACAAATAATATTAGAACCAAGCTAGGACTTAAGCTTACGGAGTTTGTCTGATTGCGGATTTTTTTCTTAACAGAAAGAAACTATTTACATGCTGCAAAGCCCATCAAAAAAGCAAAGAATAACTTTGAAGAAAAAGACCACTGTTTTACCTGAAACAACTGAGCCATAACATTAGAGTCGCTTCGAATGTGCTGCTGGAAAGCTCCAGGGTTCACAGCAGACCCATCTGGGTTGAAGCTCAAATTATTGGTAGGTGCActgaaataaattcaaattgtgAGAGTTAAATAGAATTAACCTTTAGATTCTGATTCAATACATTACCGTAATTGGATACAAgtaacccaataaaaaaaaaaaatgcaaaacttaACCATAAGATAAAAGTAAAGTGATTTACACAAGATGTCAAAAAACTAAGCCACAACTAAAATGCCATCCTATTGCGCTTCATGAGATACAATTTCTCTGTTACATCAGATTTAAAAAGTCCACATAGAATAAGTTAACTTTCtcagaaaataatatcaatCTAACATCTTTTCTAATGACAGTAGAGTAATTTTCAGCCTGGTTTGCTGATAATCAGCTCTACAAAATCTTGGATTCCCATATTTCTCAAAATCATAGGAAGAAATCTAATAGCTCAGATCATTACAAACGGCCAACATGGATGAGGACCATGAGATGTTGTTGAGCTGCTAAATCTTAGAAACAAAGCTAAtctattttaaattgtataAAATGACGAAAAGGTCGGTTTCCCCAACATTAAAGCCTCACACAGCAATGtaattcaaaaatgaaaaaaaaatatatatatagacctgGATGCAACATTGGGGATCATCATCACCAAGTCTTCATCTTTTACACCTAATGCACTTAATTTCTCAgaattcctcatctcctttCCATTATACAGCAGCTGCTGTTGCTGAAGCGGCACACTTGTCTGCTCATTAGCACCATCAAATCAAATctaaacattaataaacataaactatACACTCAGAAAAATAAGTAACCAGCTGACTGCATACATaccacacacaaacacacatattataatttcaaattttcagatTGCGTTTATAATTCAATTATGTTAAACTTGGCTGAGTAGTGGAAGATCTAAAACCCAAAATCTCAATCTATTTCCCATAGAAACCAAGCAGAGGCATAACACccaataaagaaataaataacaaaaagataacACATCAAATAGATCTCACCTCCACTTCAAGCAAAGCCTTCACGTTTTCAACCTGTTGCGACAAACCcaaatgtaaaaaattaagaaaaataaaaatatcaattcaTCAATTCGTGTGTATttgcgcgcgcgcacacacacatacGTGTATGCACACATGCAACGAAGACAGGGTTTAGAAGAGTTACAGATTCGTGAGGATCGACGTCGAGGGTAATGATTTGTTCGTCT
This genomic interval from Corylus avellana chromosome ca3, CavTom2PMs-1.0 contains the following:
- the LOC132174910 gene encoding uncharacterized protein LOC132174910; this translates as MQSNEVSTSMDVEGVPPETSSKSGSLLPKPLFEPLTAHEMSDGRVQFRKVNVPPHRYSPLKKAWMEIYTPIYDQMKIDVRMNLKARRVELKTRSDTPDVSNLQKCADFVHAFMLGFDVIDAIALLRLDELYVESFEVKDVKTLRGEHLSRAVGRLSGKGGKTKFTIENATKTRIVIADTKIHILGSYRNIRVARDSLCSLILGSPAGKVYSKLRSVSARLAEDF
- the LOC132176183 gene encoding protein DNA-DAMAGE INDUCIBLE 1; the protein is MKITVMTADEQIITLDVDPHESVENVKALLEVETSVPLQQQQLLYNGKEMRNSEKLSALGVKDEDLVMMIPNVASSAPTNNLSFNPDGSAVNPGAFQQHIRSDSNVMAQLFQADPELAQVILGNDLNRLQDLLRQRHRQKSELRHQQEEELALLYADPFDVEAQKKIEAAIRQKGIDENWQAALEHNPEAFARVVMLYVDMEVNGVPLKAFVDSGAQSTIISKSCAERCGLLRLLDQRYKGIAHGVGQSEILGRIHVAPIKIGSIFYPCSFTVLDSPNMEFLFGLDMIRKHQCIIDLKDNVLRVGGGEVSVPFLQEKDIPSRFLDEERYSKQASSSEAPVTSGTVERSVNVPLGGQSSGGSRGDASQGSDFEAKVAKLVELGFGREPVIQALKLFEGNEEQAAGFLFGG